The Sus scrofa isolate TJ Tabasco breed Duroc chromosome 6, Sscrofa11.1, whole genome shotgun sequence region CTTGGGTGATCCTGGTTGTAGAAGAACCAGCCGGGTTTTCCTGAGGTCCCAGGAGGGGTGGGAAGAGGTTGGCCAGAGACCCTGGGGACCAATCATAGGTTTCCTACCAGGAGCTTCAGAGATATAGATATTTCGAGGTGTCTGGAGAGAGCATTTGGGGCCAGAATCAACTCATCTGTTAGACTTGCTCCCCTTGCCCCTGTGGGATCCGCTCCTACTCAGACCTGCAGACTTAATCAGAAGGTATAAATGTGTCATAGAGGAGAGCTTGCGCTCACTCTGTCGATTGCAAGATGAACCATTTGTCACTTGGTTAGACTGGGGCTGAAGCACATGTCACTGGGCACCCAGGGGTGCCTGGGGACAGTAAGGTAGGGAGCCAGCCCCTTGGGATCGTATATTTCACCAGAGGATGGTGTATTTCTGGTGCATTTCACTATTGCAGGTGAGGCAGTCTCCAACAGTATACCTCTGGTGCATTTGTAGTGGCTGCAGTGTCTTGTCGGTCCCATCCTGTGGATGCAGATCTATTGTTTCTGCATAAACTCACTGCCAGTGAAGTGTTGCCGACCCACTGCCTTTGCCGCGTGGGTACGCCAGGTCTGGGAGAATTTTGTCATttccaggcagagcccagggcacTGGCAGGCCCAGCGCAGGAGTGTAATCTGAATGTCGATTCTCCGTCAGAATCTCTGCCTGGTGGCAGCTAAGAGGAGCTCTGGAGGAGGTTTCAGAAGGTCCAGTCTCTCCTCTTGGGGGGAAGGATGGTTCCCAGGCTGACTCTGGTCCAAAGCAGTGCAGTGGCAGAATGGCTGCCAGGAGTCATTAGATGGACTTTGCTTGGGGCTGAGTTGGCTtcttgtgtatttgttttctgcGACAAAATACCGTGATTATATAATTCTGACCgcagaaactttatttttaacatcttacGAAGCCTGTCAAATTGACtatctttttatggttttattaaaaCAACTCACTAGAATTGCCACACTCTGGATCCAGAGTCGCATCGtttttctgctttcattcttGAGAGAGGAGCGGGGCTGGCTCCGCCAGCACCAAAGCAGGACTATGGAAGCCCTaggaggagcaggagaggggaGTGGAGCCTCTGCCTGCGGTCACCCTGGAGTGTGGTTGTGGAGGAGAGGCGTGTccttggctgggggtggggggtaataTATGAGAAGGCGTGCAGGGGAGGATAGCAAAGAGAGACTGGAGTTCTGGTCCCAGTCTGTGGCAGACAGCCGACCGTGCATCCCCTTGCTGGCCCAGTCTCCCTGTCAGTCATAATGTTTACTTGAGCATTTGCGCAACGCTTTTAGATGCATAAATGAGGCATTCCTCCTGTTTCCCAGAGGACAACACCCAGGcgggagagaggggtgggggtgtgctGGAGCTCAGGGGCCTTCATGACACCCCTTGCCCCCACGCTCCGGGATGGGAGCCCAGACCCCAGTGGCTTCAGGAGCACCCTGCGAATGTCCCGGCTCCACACCCCCCTGCTAGACCCCACCTCACTTCTGAGTCGCGTGGAGCAGAAGGAGTGTGCAGGGAGGTAGTGGCGGATGGGTTTCTTCCCTTCCTGATGTCCCATCTCCAGTCCCAGTGGGAGAAAAGGGCCATTGGGGTTTCTGGGGGCTGCAGAGAATACAGGTGGATTAGCCCAGTAGGACAGACACCCCCACGGGGTGGAGGTGAATTTGTGTTGAAAAGTGGGCTGGTTCCTCCGGGTAATTCTCTGCCAGTTCTGATCTCTCTTGTACCCTCACCCAGCCTCTGGGTGTATGTGGGtggcaggaggctgggggcaggtATTGCTGAAAAGCAAGGGAGGTTCAAAAAGCACCCCACCTCCGTGCGACAGGTTCCCCGCCAAAACCAAAAGGGGGGCGGGAAGAACACGGCCGGGGcatgtgttccctcctcttcccttgcGGCCTGAGACAGGCACCGGCACCGGCTGATatttctttcttgcctctttctccatttccttcctcctttttcctcCTCGGTTTTTCTTTCGCTGgctgtattccttttcttccaGTAGCTCTGTTGTCCTTCTCCACCTCCGTGCTTTCGGCCCTCAGTCTGTCCGGAGgcccccttcccctcccgccCCAGCCCCTCGGGTGAGTGTGTGTCCACGTGGCGCCGAGTCTGTCCGCCTCTGCCCACGCCTCTTCCCCACGTCTCGGTGCGGGGGTTTCTCTCGCTGCCCCTCACCCAATGCCCCTCGCCCGGACCCCCCCCGCCACGTGGGTGGCTTGGGGGCGGTGGTCTGAGCTGCCTTCcgcttgtctgtctgtctgcccgCAGGATGACGGAGCAGCCGCCCAGCGAGGCGGCACGCAGTGACCCCCCGCTCGAGGGACGGGACGCGGCCGAGGCCCGCATGGCCCCCCCGCACCTGGTCCTGCTGAACGGCGTCGCCAAGGAGACGGGCCGCGCGGCCCCCGCGGAGCCCCCGGTCATCGAGCTGGGCGCGCGCGGCGGCCCGGGGGGCGGCCCTGCCGGCGGGGGCGGCGCCGCGCGGGACTTAAAGGGCCGCgacgcggcggcggcggcggccgaaGCGCGCCATCGGGTGCCCACCACCGAGCTGTGCCGACCTCCGGggcccgcgcccgcgcccgccTCGGCCCCCGCGGAGCTGCCGGGCGAAGGCCGCATGGTGCAGCTGAGCCCGCCGGCGCTGgcggcccccgccgcccccggccGCGCGCTGCTCTACAGCCTCAGCCAGCCGCTCGCCTCCCTCGGCAGGTCAGGGCCGGCGGAAGGGCGGGGGGGCAGGCGGTTCGGGCACCGAGGCTCCATCTCCGCGCGTCGAGAGCCGGCCGCCCTCCTCGCGCACGACTGTGCGGCTGGGCGCGCGGAGAGAGGTGGGGACGGGAGGTTTTACACCTGTGGGCAGAAAAGGCTAGGCTGGAGCCCCGTGCAAGGGAGGAAGGAGCTTtctacacgtgtgtgtgtgtgtgtgtgcatgcgcgcgCAGGCGgcggtgtgtgttggggggagggcagCGGGTGGGTACCTTGTGCCTGCCGCGTGCACGGAGCACGGAGCACGGAAGATGAGGCGGAGGAGTGCAGGCATGCGGTTGGGTGTGAGCGAAAGCGCGGGGcgctgcggggtgggggtgggcgggagACGCCTGAGTGTGAGTACCAGTGACTGAATGCACTCCGCCGGAATTCTTCTGGAAGCTGCAGCCCTCCGTGGACAGGTAAGAGAGGGACATCTGAGGGCGGTTGCCAGagggctccctccctcctctgagtcTCCGGAGCCACCTGGGGAATGGGTGCCCTCTCCCCTCCGGAGCCCCCCTGCTCCTAGCGGCGACCTCTGGCGCCGACCTGTACTGCCTTTGGTGCGAGGGTGTCCATTCCCCTGCTGGGGCCACTGAGATGGCggagagctggggaggggacGGGAAGATGAGGCAGGCAGGAAGGCACAGTATGGGACAGTAGGCGAGTTTGCCGGAGAGGAGAGTgcagggtgggtggtggggagggcaaGCCAGCGGGGGTGCTGAGTCAGGGTTTGCTGTCCCACCGTCTTTCCAAGGGCTCCATAGGGCAGCAGGGGTGAAGGTGGGGTGAGGTCGAGAGGAATGGCCTGGGTGCCCTACTGTGATGCAGGAAGTGCGCACTCCCAGGCCCCAAAGCCGAGTCTGCCTGTGTGAGCAGCTCTTTGGGAGCGCAGGTGTTTTGTGGGGTGTGTGcttgtgtgggggaggggagtatgTCTGTGGGGGGTGTGCATTCACTTTTGGGTTTGCTCCATGTGTTCACCTCTGATtccgtgtgtttgtgtgtgtgtgtgtgtgtgtaggggtgtgTGGGTATGTGATTCCTCTCCCCTTGCTTGTCTCACGCAGAGAGTAGGGTGTTGCATGTGTGTTTCATGCTCTTTCTATCCCCAGTTAGGGTGTGGAGGGACCAAAGTTGCCCTTGTTTTTCCAAGAGTGGGGGGGCTCGAGAGCACTGGGGAGGCTCACTATGGAGCCTCTTTGTCCCCTCCACCCACGTGTGATCTTGTGatctgccctctccctcctgcagTGGGTTCTTTGGGGAGCCAGATGCCTTCCCTATGTTCGCCACCAACAACCGAGTGAAGAGGAGACCCTCCCCTTATGAGATGGAGATTACTGACGGTGAgtccaccccccaacacacacacacacacacacacacacacacacacacacacacacttccgtACTCACTCCCTTAAGCTGGCAGAGCTCCCGAAGGAGTTTCGGGGGGACTCCTCTCTAGGAGTCTCATATAGATGGGTGAGCTATCTAGGAGCCCCCACCTGTCAGAGTCCTGTCCCTATTGCCCTGGGGTAGAAGAAGCTGTAGGTGGGGCTGTGGGCTGCCACACTCAGTCCTGGGAAGAGGGGGCATGGGCGTGAGGACGCATTGTGGCCTTAGCCCAAACCCCTGCCATCAATTGTTGTCCCCACTCCGGCTCCATTCCTGCATTGGCAAGGatccccgggggggggggcagagacaCGCGCCGCCCCTGGGTCTAAGCACCCACCCCCAGGGATTCTCTGTACCTCCTCCTGAGTCCTCTTGGGCGTCTGGAGCCTGCTCCCTGGCTGGAATTGCATCTTTAAGACCTTTAAGGGTCTTGTCTCGGGTCCCTACAAAGTGGGGCCGTCTCGTCCCTTTTTCCACACTCAGGGCTGAGGCTTGGAATTCCCTTCCTGACATCATAGATTCtaccctgctccctcccttcccccaggggGGCCTCAGCACTGCTCATGGGAACTACCTGACGAGTCTTTGGCCCTGAACTTGGGGACCAGTTGGACGAGTGGGAAATTTGGAgtgtcccttccctcttcccaa contains the following coding sequences:
- the TAL1 gene encoding T-cell acute lymphocytic leukemia protein 1 isoform X1 — encoded protein: MTEQPPSEAARSDPPLEGRDAAEARMAPPHLVLLNGVAKETGRAAPAEPPVIELGARGGPGGGPAGGGGAARDLKGRDAAAAAAEARHRVPTTELCRPPGPAPAPASAPAELPGEGRMVQLSPPALAAPAAPGRALLYSLSQPLASLGSGFFGEPDAFPMFATNNRVKRRPSPYEMEITDGPHTKVVRRIFTNSRERWRQQNVNGAFAELRKLIPTHPPDKKLSKNEILRLAMKYINFLAKLLNDQEEEGTQRAKPGKDAVVGAGGGGGGGGGGAPPDDLLQDVLSPNSSCGSSLDGAASPDSYTEEPAPKHTARSLHPAMLPATDGAGPR